A genome region from Alphaproteobacteria bacterium includes the following:
- the tpiA gene encoding triose-phosphate isomerase, with translation MKKYAIANWKMNGDEKFLNNYFSEIAIDINLKVNLVFCPPAPYIASFAKLLNQNNLHVGAQDCHYEDKGAFTGDLSASILKDLAATYVILGHSERRQYQFETSELVAKKAITAQKHDLIPVICVGETLAQREDGSYQEVIKKQLEESISWQLNKEFIIAYEPVWAIGTGVTPKFEQIKEVFALISAYQPNVSILYGGSVSSKNCDEFAKIENLSGYLVGSASLKASEFSKIALSLQ, from the coding sequence GTGAAGAAATATGCAATAGCAAATTGGAAAATGAATGGAGACGAAAAATTTCTAAATAATTACTTTTCAGAAATAGCGATAGATATTAACCTAAAAGTTAATTTAGTTTTTTGCCCACCCGCACCTTATATAGCATCTTTTGCTAAATTATTAAATCAGAATAACTTACATGTTGGAGCGCAAGATTGTCATTACGAAGATAAGGGTGCCTTCACTGGTGATTTAAGCGCCTCTATACTAAAAGACTTAGCTGCAACATATGTTATTTTAGGGCACTCTGAAAGAAGGCAATATCAGTTTGAAACTAGTGAATTAGTAGCTAAAAAAGCTATTACTGCACAAAAGCATGACCTAATTCCAGTTATCTGTGTAGGTGAAACTTTAGCTCAAAGAGAAGATGGTAGTTATCAGGAAGTTATAAAAAAGCAGTTAGAAGAATCAATTTCATGGCAATTAAATAAAGAATTTATCATTGCTTATGAACCAGTATGGGCAATTGGCACCGGTGTTACTCCAAAATTTGAGCAAATAAAGGAAGTGTTTGCTTTGATAAGTGCTTATCAACCAAATGTAAGTATTTTATATGGAGGTTCTGTAAGTAGTAAAAATTGTGATGAATTTGCAAAAATAGAGAATTTGTCAGGCTATTTAGTTGGTTCTGCTAGTTTAAAAGCAAGTGAATTTTCAAAAATAGCTTTGAGCTTGCAATAA
- the secG gene encoding preprotein translocase subunit SecG → MESLQTISLIVHILVAIFIVIFVLLQPSGGGDGLVSSYTPTGNFMSARSAANFLSKATMILAIIFMANTLFLGVIANKKSQGNSIVEDLLEEEKKNQIPLAE, encoded by the coding sequence ATGGAATCATTACAAACAATCTCATTAATTGTTCACATCTTAGTTGCAATATTTATTGTAATTTTTGTTTTATTACAACCAAGTGGAGGAGGGGATGGCTTAGTGTCCTCATATACACCAACTGGTAATTTTATGAGTGCAAGATCTGCCGCTAATTTTCTAAGTAAAGCTACTATGATTTTGGCAATAATATTTATGGCAAATACTTTGTTTTTAGGCGTAATAGCAAATAAGAAGTCTCAAGGGAACTCCATAGTTGAAGATCTTTTAGAAGAAGAGAAAAAAAATCAAATACCATTAGCCGAGTAA